The Terriglobales bacterium genomic interval GGTGTTCACCACGTTGTAGTCGTCGATCCGCGCCTCCCCGATCGAGAGGGGATGCTGCCGGAGCCGGGGAAGCGCGGCCATGAAGCGGCTTCGCAACTCCGGAAACCTGGAGGAGCAGGCCGCGTCTGCCGCGCATTTCGAGAAGATCTTGTTCAGCACGACCTCTGCGCCACGAAGATCTTCGACCCGTTCCTGATCTTCAGGCAAATAGGGACCATCGACAAGGAGGGAGCGGACGCTCGAGGGATAGTAGCGCGCCACCGTGAATGCGAGCCTTGCCCCGTAGGAGGCGCCCCAAACGTTCCATTGCTTCACGCCCAGGGCTTTCCTGAGCGCTTCCATGTCGCTGGAAATCCGCGCGCTGTTGTATTGAGAAAGATCCACGCCCTGCTTGATCAGTTGGTCCCTGCAGGTCTTCACCTGCTTGAACCAGTCGTCCTCGGGCTGGCAAAAAAGCTGAGGAATCGATCGGCCGCCGCCTCGTTGGTCAAAGAAGACCCAGTCCCGATCGACGACAATCTCGCGGATGGCGGGAAGCGTGACCAGCGTTTCCACATGCACTAGGCTCGGCGAACCGGGCCCTCCACTGAGGAAAATGACCGGGGTATCTGCATCGATCCTGCGTTCCGGGCTGACGATCATGAAAGCGACTTCAATCGTTCGCCCCGGATCATCATAATTTTCAGGCACCTTCAGCCGACCGCAAGTGACTGGAAGCAGCGCCTTGCTTGCATCGAAGGGGCAGGCGACCTTCTCGATTGTGCCTTCAATGCGAGGAGTGGCGGCTTTCACCTCCACAGCTCCGACTGCCGCCACGCCCACAATCGCCAGCATGAGATGCCTGTGAATAGCGGTCCTGGAAAGAAACATGGTCCTCCCTGCCTCCTCAAGAAATGATCGCTGCACCCCACCTGGATAGACTTCCCGGCTGGGCGGCGGTAAGGAGGCGGCGCAGGATTCTTTTTCAGGGGTCAGTTCTCTTCTTATCCGTACCCTTGGCTTCATCGCAGGGCGATCACCGCCTGTGCCGCCCGTTCCGGCACTGCCAGCCCCGATTTTCTGCGACCTCTGCGGGCTCTGCGTTGAAAGGCTTTTTACCAAGAATTCACACACCCGTAATTCCCCTGTAACCCGCCTGCGGTGAAATCGAGCCAATCAGTCACTTCACCTATGCATCCACGTCGTCTTGCACCCGTCGTGAATCCGGACCACGGCCCATCCCGGCCGTGGTTCCGGACCTTCCAAACGCAGGTGGCAGTTTGCGGGTGGCAGGCGGCCGGAGAAATCAAGACCGGTTTCGGGTTTTGCGTTTCTGGTTCCAGCAAGAGGCAGGAGGCATGACGCATGGCACTACGGGCTGAACCCAACGCGGAGCAGCCACTGGGGCCGCGGATGGTGGAACTGACGCTGGCGGCGTGCGATCTGGCGCAAGCGGCGTGGAAGCATGCGGTGGCCGGGCTGACCAGCAATGCCGCCGACCAGTTCGACGCCACCGACCTCTGCGAGCTGGAACTCGACCAACTCGATCGTCAGCTCGACGAAGAACTGGCGGCCGCCCTGGGTATGGCGAAATCCAGCGAGCAGCGCGAGTTGCTCTCCTGCCTGAAGCTGATGACCGACTTGGAGCGCATCGGCGACCTGGCAGCCACGTTCGCCGGGCGAGGGCGCGCCGTGGGCCGCCACCTGGACGCGGAAGACGTCCGCGAGCTGGCGGAGATGGGGCAGCGGGTGGCCAGGATGCTGGAGGGCGTGCGGCAGGCCTACGCCGCGCGCGACCTCATGCTGGCGGTCACCGTGCTGCGCGCCGACGCGGAGGTGGACCGCCTGCGCAACCTGCTATTCCATCGCCACATCCACGGACAGGAATCGGGGGAAGTGCGGGAGAGCATCCAGGTGCTGTTCATGACCCAGGCGCTGGAACGGGCCGGCGACCACGCCAAGAACCTGGCGGAAGAAGTGTGCCATCTCATCAGCGGACACACCTTGCGGCACGTGCTGCGCTCCAACGGCAAGTCGCGCGAGCAGATGCTGCTGGACTGGCTGAAAAGACAGCAGTAGCCAGTACCTAGTACCTAGTACCCAGTTGGCAACTTCCTTTTCAACGGAAATTCAACCCTCTGTAACACGGCGTTAACAAGCGTCGGCCACACTCGGCGGAGCAAGGAGGACACGAGTGATACGTCGCATGATGCTGGCATTTCTGATGATGGCCTGCCTGGCGGGATCGGCCTGGGGCCAAACCAAGTTGAACGGCGCGGGCGCCACTTTTCCCTATCCCATCTACAGCAAGTGGTTCGCGGAGTACAACCGCATCCATCCGGATGTGCAGATCAACTATCAGTCCATCGGGAGCGGCGGCGGCATCCGCCAGGTGCTGGCGGGGACGGTAGATTTCGGCGCCACCGACGGGCCTATGTCGGACAGCCAACTCAGCCAGGCCAAGGGCAAGATTTTCCACATCCCGACGGTGCTGGGCGCCGTGGTGCCGGCGTACAAGGTACCGGGCGTCACCGGCGAGCTGAAGTTCACTCCGCAGGCGCTGGCGGGAATCTTCCTGGGACGCATCACCTCCTGGAACGCCAAGGAGATCGCGGATGCCAACCCCGGAGTGAACCTGCCCAATCAGTCCATTATCGTGGTGCACCGTTCCGACGGCAGCGGCACCACGTTCGTGTGGACCGATTACCTGTCGAAGATCAGCAAGGATTGGGAATCGCAGGTGGGCAAGGGCACCAGCGTGAAGTGGCCGGTAGGACTGGGCGCCAAGGGCAACGAGGGCGTGGCCGGGATGATAAGGCAACTGGACGGCGCCATCGGCTACGTGGAGCTGATCTATGCCGAGCAGAACAAGATCACTTACGGCAGCGTCAAGAACGCTGCCGGGAATTTCGTGAAGGCCAGCCTGGCGGCCACCACGCAGGCCGCGGCCACGGCGAAAATGCCGCCGGACTTCCGCGTGTCCATCACCAATGCCCCGGGCAAGGATGCGTATCCTATCTCCAGCTTCACCTGGCTGCTGGTCCCGGGGAAACCGAAGGACGCGCAGCGCGGCAAGGTGCTGGTGGACTTCCTGAACTGGATGTTGAATGACGGCCAGAAGATGGCAACGCAGCTCACCTACGCGCCGCTGCCGAAAGAGGTAGCGGACAAGGTGCGCACGACCATCGCCCAGAT includes:
- a CDS encoding PhoU domain-containing protein, coding for MALRAEPNAEQPLGPRMVELTLAACDLAQAAWKHAVAGLTSNAADQFDATDLCELELDQLDRQLDEELAAALGMAKSSEQRELLSCLKLMTDLERIGDLAATFAGRGRAVGRHLDAEDVRELAEMGQRVARMLEGVRQAYAARDLMLAVTVLRADAEVDRLRNLLFHRHIHGQESGEVRESIQVLFMTQALERAGDHAKNLAEEVCHLISGHTLRHVLRSNGKSREQMLLDWLKRQQ
- a CDS encoding alpha/beta fold hydrolase — encoded protein: MFLSRTAIHRHLMLAIVGVAAVGAVEVKAATPRIEGTIEKVACPFDASKALLPVTCGRLKVPENYDDPGRTIEVAFMIVSPERRIDADTPVIFLSGGPGSPSLVHVETLVTLPAIREIVVDRDWVFFDQRGGGRSIPQLFCQPEDDWFKQVKTCRDQLIKQGVDLSQYNSARISSDMEALRKALGVKQWNVWGASYGARLAFTVARYYPSSVRSLLVDGPYLPEDQERVEDLRGAEVVLNKIFSKCAADAACSSRFPELRSRFMAALPRLRQHPLSIGEARIDDYNVVNTILDWLYGGAYPTFEQRVQRVIAYADAAARGDGGLMLRIEEQMTKETPPIPALPDAGKWNTGQNLSIDCHEEKPFESVDEYAQAAAKSDIVRSILGKRGGVRAFQTCALWPAGRADPMENTHVYYDGPILAFTGELDPTLSGIAGYKVEMLYANARNVVFRNAGHAQFYIRSYNYSPEEYEYRRCALALARQFHADPQRRLDTGCAEARALRLAQ
- the pstS gene encoding phosphate ABC transporter substrate-binding protein PstS — its product is MIRRMMLAFLMMACLAGSAWGQTKLNGAGATFPYPIYSKWFAEYNRIHPDVQINYQSIGSGGGIRQVLAGTVDFGATDGPMSDSQLSQAKGKIFHIPTVLGAVVPAYKVPGVTGELKFTPQALAGIFLGRITSWNAKEIADANPGVNLPNQSIIVVHRSDGSGTTFVWTDYLSKISKDWESQVGKGTSVKWPVGLGAKGNEGVAGMIRQLDGAIGYVELIYAEQNKITYGSVKNAAGNFVKASLAATTQAAATAKMPPDFRVSITNAPGKDAYPISSFTWLLVPGKPKDAQRGKVLVDFLNWMLNDGQKMATQLTYAPLPKEVADKVRTTIAQIR